The segment gtagctctgctgcagccagctccgCCACCAGCCCGCGTCCTCCCTGCCACGGGACACGCGCGTCAGGCGGGCCGGGCCCCACCAGAGCCGGGCTCGTACCCTGCCCGCTCTCcccctggcctggcctggcctggcctggcccggcccggcccggcccggcccggcccagcccagcccagcccagcctgcgGCCcaggccccgccgccccccccggcccctcagCGGTACCGAACTCACCCTTCCGCCATCTTGGCAGCCTGACGTCACCAATATTTACCGACCCCTCACCccgcaggccccgcccccgcgggcCGTGCCTCCCCGTGACGccacttccttctcctcctcccggAGGGCGGCCGGCGGTACGGTGGCCGGGCGGGACCGGCGGTGAGGGGCTGAGCGGCCCTcggcgcggggcgggggtcGCGTTCCGGGGGACGCCCGGTACCGGGAAGGAAGAACctccggggccgggggggggggtagggtgTCTGCGCGGCGGGGAGGTGGCGCGGCCCCTCCCGGCCCCTCCGGCGCCCAGGAGCTCCCCGCGGCCCTGGGGAGAGGCtggcgggaggcggcgggtcGGCGGGAGCCCTCCTGAGCCCTCCTGAGCCCTCCTGCTGACGGTGCCTTCTCGTCGGCCCTGGCAGCGGCGGGAGCGATGGAGATGCAGTCGTACTACACCAAGCTTCTGGGGGAGCTCAACGAGCAACGCAAGAGGGACTTCTTCTGCGACTGCAGCATTATCGTGGAGGGGAGGATCTTCAAAGCgcacaaaaacattttgttcgCCAACAGCGGCTATTTCCGAGCGCTGCTGATTCACTACATCCAAGACAGCGGACGCCACAGCACCGCCTCTCTGGACATCGTCACCTCGGAGGCCTTCTCCATCATCCTAGACTTCCTTTATTCCGGGAAGCTAGATCTCTGCGGGGAAAATGTTATCGAGGTGATGTCTGCGGCTAGCTATTTGCAGATGACCGATGTGGTCAACTTCTGCAAAACATATATAAGGTCGTCGTTAGATATTTGCAGGAAAATAGAGAGAGAAGCCGCTTTCTATCAGGCTGATAGCGGGAGCGCTAGCTCTGCGAGAGAGGGCACCTCGTACGGCTCAAAGAGCCAGTGCTCTGCCTCTGTCTCTTCcctgcaggaaaaggaaaggattttgGATTGCCAGAGAGATCCTCCCTGCGGTGAGTGCAGCAGCTGCCATCCCCTGGAGCTTGTGGTCAGAGACCCCACGAGCAGCGACTCTCCAGACGATGCCAATTCTTCGCTGCCCAAGGGGGTGGAACCCAAAGTAGAGTTTGACTCGGACGAAGTAGAGGTAGAAGTGGGTGAACGGCTGCCGCAGTATCCGACTCCGTTGTCCCTTGAGCAGATGGAAGAGGGGCTGCACGGCGGGCAGGCGATGGACCTGGCCTGCAATAACTATCACATGAAACAATTCCTAGAGGCCCTGTTGCGCAACAGCTCAGCTCAGAGAAAGGATGATGTGGTTCATCACTTTGTCCGGGGCTTTGAGGGTAGGCCAGAGGATGCAGGGGTAGCCATGAGTTCCATGATGGACATTCACAGCGACTGGTATGGTGAGGACACAGGTGAGAGGACTCGGGGGGTGTAGTCTGTGCAATTGAGGAGGAAACTGCTTAGTTGTGCGACTTCCTTTGTTACTCTCGTTCTTGTTCAGGAATATATTGCTGAATATTATGCCGTAGCAAAATAAACTATTGTTCTGGACTTCAAAAGAAAGCTGTACTCATTTATTCAGTGCAGCACTTGGGAGGTAAGTATTTCTGACAGCTTTTACAGTCTATTTGCAACAGATCCTGGAGCTTGGTATTGGTGATGCTGCTTTAATAAACAATCTCATTTGGGACCTTGTTGAATGGCAGGcgaatttttaaaatgaatcttCCTCTCGTGACGTTAATGTTATAAAGAGGAATCGGAAAGATAAGTTGAGCTGCCACAAGAGGGATCTGCTGTCGAACCCGGCAGACCAGAAGTAACTTACTCCACTGGAGCTCCTGCCAGCTCATCGGCTGCTGGAGGATAGTCTGTTTGCTCACTCTTACTTTGAACTTTGAAAGGGCAGAAATCAGTTTTATTCAATACTGAGTGATCCCTAGAAATTCTTTAAGAGCACTGAAAGCTTTAAACTCTGTGGTATTGCAGAAAGACGAGACTTAACTTTTACATCTAGAGGCAAACTCGCTTTTCAGCTGCTGGTCACCCGGGGTTCTGCTGCTTTCGCAAGCCCAGCACCTGGCGGGATGTCTTGCACTGGCAGGAATGTCTCCCAGCTGCAATGTCAGGgacctggaggaggagaagatcGTGTCCATGTGCATTTCTCCTGAAGTGGAAAATAAGGATTTGGGCATTTTATCTGCTTACGGTAATGTCGGCGCACAACTTGCCTCGGCCAGACTGCCTTACGAAGATGGGAGGTGACTGACAAACCAAGTGCCGTCGTTCAGGATGTGACAAATGGAATAATGGTGTGGGCCACAGAGAGGAGATCTTTTACTGAATGTTCTACTCTAGATAGCAAGCTTACATTCGTGTCATTGCAGCTCAAGCATGCATGTGTGATCTTAAAGTCCATACACCCAATATTATCTCTCACTGCTTTAAATTAAGGAATCCGATAAAATCACAAATCCAGTCTTACAGTCACCAAAAGATGAAAGTTATGGGAACAGAGTGCTGTCACCAGATCATGCTGATGGCTTTTGACATGTAGCGAGGCAAAAGCATCTAACACACCAATGTGgcttacttttttcccctctttaaaaTCCTCAGAGTGTTACTGAATCATTAAAAGGGACATGGTTCTAGAATTTGATGGAGAACATCAGGTGTTATGACAACATATTAGAAATGTTAATGGTAGGTGTGCTTTAAATAGTGGGGAAAACCCACCAAACTTTGCATTCTTCTATTTCTCTGCTAAAACTGGACAGTGTAAGCATTTAGTAGAATGGTAGTATCTCTTCTCAGCTTTTAGTGCTCCCGCTACCGTAAGAATTTTCACAAGACAGCAGGAATGAGAAATGCAAAGCCTTGATAAAGGAACAGCGCTCTTGTGCATTCAGGCTGACAGATGAGATAAATACCACTTGCTTTCAAGTGTCCACGTCTGTTCCAGTCATCCTGGTCCCCTTCCCAGCTGATGGAGGGTAAACAGGCACCTCTAGAGAGCCTGGAAGCAAGGCAGGGCTaagaactgcttttctttttttaaacgGAGCTCTAAATGTCCAGCAGGGATTAGCAGTACTCGGGAAGGTCCAAAATTAGGTGAGATAAGTCACACATTAATACTAgacactcctttttttttttttttttttttttttttagtgcaagGAATGTTCTACAGCTCCACCTCCTTTGGTGTAACTGTTAATGCAAACACTTTCCCGAATCAGTACCTGAAACAGGGAAAACTAATCTTTTAGTATAACATCTCAACCTTTATGTTGGAAAGGAAGCTCGTATCTGGGCTGACACTGAAAAGCTTGGCAATTCCCATGTAAAATGTGATCTTCAAATTTAATTCTCTTTGCATCTGACTTCATAAATTACATATTACTTGTGTGTATATAGTATGGTTttaggaaaagtaaaatatcaGCAAATGTATTGGAGTCCTTCATCTTGTTATTACCAATAGAAAGGCTAAAGTGAATGGCAGTAGAAgcaagcattcattttttttgaTGGGTTCCTCGCATCTAAATTTATGCACATTGTAAAAGCATATGGGAAACATTGCACAGTATACTTCTACCTGTAATTTGTGTTAAAGATTTTAGTTTCTAATGCTGTTTAATGCTAATGGTAcgtttaggagaaaaaaaaaaaaaagaaagtaggaaACTTTCTATGGCTGAGATAGTGCAGAGACCCCACTGCACTAAAAGCAAATTTTGGGCACTTAATTAAATGGCttcttaaagtaaaatttatttgtttttctgttgtgagCCAACTCCCTTAGAGTATCAGCTGTGTAAGTATAGGCAAGCTGATTTTCAAGGGACTGGATCATCTGCAGCTGCATGAATGTCTTCTGAAATTACACAACCTACAGAAATTCCAGGTAAGCCAAACACAAAAAGAGGGGAAAGTCAATTATCTTGACTCAGATGTGCAGCAAGGAGGATATGAAGCCAACACAGCTAATGTTGGTGAACTGCCTGGTCTAACGcgttgtgttttctttcaaaaggtGATGTGTTAGTTGTGCCAATCAAGCTTCACAAATGTCCGTTCTGTCCCTACACGGCTAAACAGAAAGGAATACTAAAACGGCACATTCGCTCTCACACAGGCGAGAGACCATATCCCTGTGAGACGTGCGGGAAACGTTTCACTCGGCAGGAACACCTTCGGAGTCACGCTTTAAGTGTAAGTTTGAAAGACTATCagtaaattttttaaagtttttggtGTTTCCCAGTCGTATTTCCCAAAATATGTTGGACAAAATGATTGTTGCCAACGTGAGAGAAACTTCTCCAATACTAAGTTTAGGCTACTGGTATGTTCATTAGTACTTATGTAGACccaaatgtttttattgctggAAATGTGATGGGATCATCTGCCCTTTAGCTTCAGCGtagatgtttttctcttctaggATTAAATGCAAAGCAGCACCCCAGAAGGAGCTAAAGCAAGAAGGCAGATTGCCTTTTTTAccataatgttttatttttaacttcaggtGCATCGATCGAACAAGCCGATTATCTGTAAAGGTTGCAGGAGAACGTTCACGAGTAGCCTGTCTCAAGGATTACGACGCTTTGGCTTGTGCGACAGCTGCACTTGCGTGACCACTACACACGAGGACTCGATGCCCATTAACCTCAGCCTAATGGAACCTTCATCAGAAGGCCAAGAGAAGGGGGATGCGGATAACGATTGGCCCATATATGTGGAGTCTGGAGAGGAGAACGATCCcgctgatgatgatgatgccgATGGTGATGACAAGCAGGAAATCCACAGGAGCTTGTCAGACCGAGAAACACTTATGTAGCAGTGCGAGGAGAGTGGGAGGATTTAAAGTgtctccctggcagtggtcgGTCTGCAATGGAAAACTGTGTATTTGCCCAATTAGTGAGACTGTGCtggtttttattattctgttttttaatagaagagTAGGGAGAATTGgaatttttaatacttttaagtTTTCAGTGCTGTGCACCAGAAATCTGTGAAGAATCTTCTGTCTGGGGTTCACAGAGGTTACACTTGAGCAATTTCCAGTGGTGTCTCTGCCTTCTAGTTTTGATTTTGCAGGTggaacatttctgttttgttttgataacAGGTTTCTTCAAATAATGCTGTCATGGTCCTTAATCCCAGATCTGAAAGGGGCACCATCTTCTCTCTGAAGattacatgaaaagaaatgtagttTTCATCCATTGCCTTGGGACTTTTCTAAACTAAGTTGTGATCCTTCTGTATTAGGACACTGTTATCTGAAGTGTAAACCTTAAGTGTTTGCTTAGACTGGATTCGGCCTGGAAACCAGGACAGACAAACCAGGATAGCAAAaatatgctgctgctgcaggcataGACAGTAAGAATAAATATCTTTCATGTGTCCTTAATTGCAGGTATTTAGAGAATGAGTTTCtctttctgaattgtttttaCTACATCTTCCTCTCTGAAGAGCTCAGACTACAGATCTTCAGATGTGTCTTTAATGTCAGTTTGACATTAGCAGCTTTGGCTTAAGAAATAATTAAGCACACATTATGGTGGCTAGTGTCCTGGTCTCTCAGTTTAGACTAAACAAACTGCccaattttcttcagctttttacaGTAGAAGTTAAAAGCTGTCAATCAGGGTACTTGGGAATTCTGATTCTAGTGATTAAATAGCCAGATTGA is part of the Balearica regulorum gibbericeps isolate bBalReg1 chromosome 22, bBalReg1.pri, whole genome shotgun sequence genome and harbors:
- the ZBTB8B gene encoding zinc finger and BTB domain-containing protein 8B → MEMQSYYTKLLGELNEQRKRDFFCDCSIIVEGRIFKAHKNILFANSGYFRALLIHYIQDSGRHSTASLDIVTSEAFSIILDFLYSGKLDLCGENVIEVMSAASYLQMTDVVNFCKTYIRSSLDICRKIEREAAFYQADSGSASSAREGTSYGSKSQCSASVSSLQEKERILDCQRDPPCGECSSCHPLELVVRDPTSSDSPDDANSSLPKGVEPKVEFDSDEVEVEVGERLPQYPTPLSLEQMEEGLHGGQAMDLACNNYHMKQFLEALLRNSSAQRKDDVVHHFVRGFEGRPEDAGVAMSSMMDIHSDWYGEDTGDVLVVPIKLHKCPFCPYTAKQKGILKRHIRSHTGERPYPCETCGKRFTRQEHLRSHALSVHRSNKPIICKGCRRTFTSSLSQGLRRFGLCDSCTCVTTTHEDSMPINLSLMEPSSEGQEKGDADNDWPIYVESGEENDPADDDDADGDDKQEIHRSLSDRETLM